In one Oryza glaberrima chromosome 2, OglaRS2, whole genome shotgun sequence genomic region, the following are encoded:
- the LOC127761705 gene encoding protein CYTOKININ-RESPONSIVE GATA TRANSCRIPTION FACTOR 1 — protein sequence MSTIYMSQLPATLPLMEGDQDQGLYPAFHRAKDPPILFPFMIDSAVEHQGQSYGDQGLRRQQVLGESNQQFNDHMMMGGSDVFLTPSPFRPTIQSIGSDMIQRSSYDPYDIESNNKQHANGSTSKWMSTPPMKMRIIRKGAATDPEGGAVRKPRRRAQAHQDESQQQLQQALGVVRVCSDCNTTKTPLWRSGPCGPKSLCNACGIRQRKARRAMAAAANGGAAVAPAKSVAAAPVNNKPAAKKEKRAADVDRSLPFKKRCKMVDHVAAAVAATKPTAAGEVVAAAPKKDQDHVIVVGGENAAATSKPAQNPISKAAAASPAFFHGLPRDEITDAAMLLMTLSCGLVHS from the exons ATGTCTACTATCTACATGAGCCAGCTACCTGCTACTCTCCCTCTAATGGAGGGGGATCAGGATCAGGGGCTCTACCCAGCCTTCCATAGAGCAAAGGACCCTCCTATCTTGTTCCCTTTCATGATCGACAGCGCCGTCGAGCACCAAGGGCAAAGCTATGGAGATCAGGGCTTGAGGAGGCAGCAGGTTTTGGGTGAATCCAATCAACAG TTCAATGATCACATGATGATGGGCGGATCAGATGTCTTCCTCACACCGTCTCCGTTCCGACCAACCATCCAAAGCATCGGCAGCGACATGATCCAGCGATCATCTTATGATCCATACGATATCGAGAGTAACAACAAGCAGCATGCCAATGGATCAACCAGCAAGTGGATGTCGACGCCGCCAATGAAGATGAGGATCATAAGGAAGGGGGCGGCAACCGATCCTGAGGGCGGGGCGGTGAGAAAGCCAAGGAGAAGAGCACAAGCGCACCAGGATGAGAGCCAGCAACAACTGCAGCAAGCTTTGGGTGTCGTTAGAGTGTGCTCGGACTGCAACACCACCAAGACCCCCTTGTGGAGAAGTGGTCCTTGTGGCCCCAAG TCCCTTTGCAACGCGTGTGGCATCAGGCAAAGGAAGGCGCGGCGGGCGATGGCCGCTGCTGCcaacggcggagcggcggtggcgccggcaaAGAGCGTGGCCGCGGCGCCGGTGAACAATAagccggcggcgaagaaggagaagagggcGGCGGACGTCGACCGGTCGCTGCCGTTCAAGAAACGGTGCAAGATGGTCGATCACGTtgctgctgccgtcgctgcCACCAAGCCCACGGCTGCTGGAGAAGTAGTGGCCGCCGCTCCGAAGAAGGACCAAGAtcacgtcatcgtcgtcggtggcgagaacgccgccgccacctccaagCCGGCACAGAACCCGATATCcaaggcggccgccgcctctccggCGTTCTTCCACGGCCTCCCTCGCGACGAGATCACCGACGCCGCTATGCTGCTCATGACCCTATCCTGTGGCCTCGtccacagctag
- the LOC127762473 gene encoding elongation factor 1-gamma 2, with protein MALVLHAGSGNKNAFKALIAAEYSGVKVELVKNFQMGVSNKTPEFLKMNPIGKIPVLETPDGPVFESNAIARYVTRSKADNPLYGSSVIEYAHIEQWNDFSATEVDANIGKWLYPRLGIAPYVAVSEEAAIAALKRSLGALNTHLASNTYLVGHSVTLADIVMTCNLYMGFARIMTKSFTSEFPHVERYFWTMVNQPNFKKVLGDVKQAESVPPVQKKAPPPKEQKPKEAKKEAPKPKAVEKPEEEEEAPKPKPKNPLDLLPPSKMILDEWKRLYSNTKTNFREVAIKGFWDMYDPEGYSLWFCDYKYNDENTVSFVTMNKVGGFLQRMDLCRKYAFGKMLVIGSEPPFKVKGLWLFRGPEIPKFVMDEVYDMELYEWTKVDISDEAQKERVSAMIEDLEPFEGESLLDAKCFK; from the exons ATGGCGCTC GTATTGCATGCTGGCAGTGGAAACAAGAATGCATTCAAGGCACTCATTGCTGCCGAGTACTCTGGTGTCAAGGTTGAGTTGGTGAAGAACTTTCAGATGGGTGTCTCCAACAAGACACCTGAGTTTCTCAAGATGAATCCTATTGGGAAG ATTCCTGTTCTAGAGACTCCTGATGGTCCTGTTTTTGAGAGCAATGCGATTGCACGATATG TTACCCGCTCGAAGGCTGACAACCCACTCTATGGGTCTTCAGTGATTGAATAT GCCCACATCGAGCAGTGGAATGACTTTTCGGCCACAGAGGTTGATGCTAATATTGGAAAATGGCTCTACCCACGGCTAGGAATTGCTCCCTATGTTGCTGTG AGTGAGGAAGCAGCTATTGCTGCTTTGAAGAGATCATTGGGTGCCCTCAACACACACCTTGCATCAAACACATACCTTGTTGGCCATTCGGTGACTCTTGCTGATATTGTGATGACCTGTAACCTCTACATGGGCTTTGCTCGGATCATGACCAAGAGTTTTACTTCTGAGTTCCCTCATGTTGAGAGGTACTTCTGGACCATGGTTAATCAGCCAAACTTTAAGAAAGTCTTGGGTGATGTGAAGCAGGCAGAGTCTGTCCCACCAGTTCAAAAGAAGGCTCCACCACCAAAGGAGCAGAAGCCAAAGGAAGCCAAGAAAGAGGCTCCAAAACCTAAGGCAGTTGAGAAaccagaggaggaagaggaggcaccAAAGCCAAAGCCAAAGAACCCTCTTGATTTGCTCCCTCCAAGCAAGATGATCCTTGATGAGTGGAAGAGGTTATACTCAAACACAAAAACAAATTTCCGTGAGGTTGCTATCAAGG GTTTCTGGGATATGTATGACCCAGAAGGTTACTCCCTGTGGTTCTGCGACTACAAATACAATGACGAGAACACTGTATCCTTCGTGACCATGAACAAGGTTGGTGGGTTCCTGCAGCGAATGGACCTGTGCCGCAAATATGCTTTCGGGAAGATGCTTGTGATCGGCTCTGAGCCGCCATTCAAGGTGAAGGGTCTTTGGCTCTTCCGTGGCCCCGAGATCCCCAAGTTCGTCATGGATGAAGTCTATGACATGGAGCTCTATGAGTGGACCAAGGTTGACATCTCAGATGAGGCCCAGAAGGAGCGCGTCAGCGCCATGATTGAGGACCTGGAGCCATTTGAGGGCGAGTCGTTGCTGGATGCGAAATGCTTCAAGTGA